GACAGCGATTCGAAAGGGAAAACACGGCCTTCCTCGCTTTTTGTCTTATTCCGGTTAAGGGAGAGTGCTGAGACAGACAAGAGTCGGTGGCGCGCAGTGAAAGCAGAAACCTTTAAGAGGAGCACAGCCAAATGGGGACGTGAGAGCGAATGCTCAATACGACTGTGAAAAGGAAAACCTCGGAAAGAAGAAGCGTCAGATCGGTGCTTTGGCCGTGGGGTGGGGTGTAGACAGCAGAGTGGCGTGATAGAAATAGCCCATGTGTCAATGGGAGCCATAGTAGCCAGCGAGGAGTTCTTAGGTTTGCAAGCCTTCCATCGATGTGTGCCCTTACACCATGCACGTCGGAGGCATGCCAATGAATGTCTGCAAACATGGTAAAGTGCAAAAGCGTGGGGGTAAAACCAGGAAttgttcaaagagaaaaagaagtggcCAAAGAAGAGACTCGAGGGGCTAACAAATCCCTCACAAGCCTGTCTGCTGGACCACAGCGGCAAACATGTGAAACGTGTAGGACACTGGAGCAAGAGCCAAAGAGGTCTTCCATACATCAAGCATCCCTCAGACAACCCAGTGCGCTCATCCGAGGTAAGGGCTTGGTTCCAGGGGGGTTTTTAAGCGTTCACCTCGAAGAAAGGCAGTCTCAGGGGAAAATTACCCCCAAATACAACTGTCTTTGCAGTCCGGTCCAGGCTAGGACGAAAACGAAGAAATGAAGACACACGCACACtaacagacacacgcacacacagatgTTTCTCTGTGCAGGCTTTATTTTTCCCATAGCAGGAAAACACGCAATGGTGCAAAGGTCCAAATGGGTGAGAGTGCTGGTCATCCGAGCCcctggaagaaaagaagggatttGCTCTGAGCGCTCAACTTCACGAGCTGTACTTTGGAAACGAGAAGCCCTTTCCGTGAGCGGGGATCCGGTAGGAAGGGAGGTCTGGTCGGTGCCTAACACTGTTTCCCGGACAGTTGGATGGTGTAGCGCTGTGGGAGGGAGCTCGTCGCCTGGGTGTGCTCACTGCCGCCACGGACCCTTGCTGGGGGAGTCGGGAGGGCAGAGTCTGGACGGGCTCCGGGGCAGACGGGAGCATCCCGGGGAAGGGCGGAGGACGCGGGCTGGGGATCGGGGCGCGATCCTTACTGCCCCGGAGCCGCCGGCAGGGAGGGCTGCGGGCAGGCGGGCCGGGGCTGCGCGGCAGCGAGCAGGGCGTCCAGCGCAGCCCCCGCCCCGTGCAGGGTCGCCCCCGCCTGCGTCAGCTGCCAGGAGAGCCAGGCGCGCTGCGAGGCCGCGGGCTGCGGGCCGCGGGCGGGCAGCGGCAGGAAGGCGCCTCCGGGAGCCCGCAGCTCGCCCAGGGCCACGTCCAGCGCGCCCACGTGGTTGAAGAGCCGGGACAGGGGCCCCGACAGGGGCGCGCGGGCTTCTGGCGACAGGTGGTGGCGGCGCTTTGGGGAGGCGGGCCCGGCCTCTCGCCTGTCCTGGCGGAGTCCGCCGCCGGCGGTCCTCTCTGGAGACCCGGGCAGGGTCCTCCTGTTCTTGAGCTGCAGGGCGGTGTGGGCAGAACCTAAgcgggagagagaaagggaggtgtTGCCGCGAGTGCGCGCGGCCCCTGGGACTCCCTGCCAAGGTCCCCAGAGCCGCTTCCCGGTCCTGCTCCCGACTCCAGCCCCCTGGCCCCCACCCGGCCCAAGCCAGCACGCCCGCCCGCCTCTGGGCCCCTCCCAGGATCTGACCCGAACCCGCGCCACGTCGGGCACGCCTTCCTCTCAGCCCTTTCGAAAGGGCTCCCGGAGCATCTCCCCAGGGCCTGTGTCCGTcccctgcccctgggccctgggttTGCCACCGAGGCCCCCCACCCACGTCCCCACCTGTGCCAAGGGCCGGCCCAGCAACTTACCTCCTCTGCCCTGACGTCCTGCTCTGCTGGGGTCAGCCTTGTCCTTTGGTCTCCCCTTAGCTGGGGATGGTCGTCCCctcaccttctcttctccccGTCTGTGTCCGTTTTCTTGGTGGCGACTGCCACGGGGGCCCTCAGGGCTTCTCCCCCGCTTCAGCCTGGAGCCCTCAGCCCGCAGGCTCCGCTTGGCGATCCCtgtgggtggagaggaggggagtaGTGAGTGGCCCCTGCCTGTTCTCTGGAGTCTGGGAGAGAGTGGGTTGGAGGAGGCTGCAAGTCCGTCCGAGCCACACCCCCAGAGGCCTGCCGGCTCCCTCCAGCTGCCCACAGCCTCCGTGGGCAGCTCCCCAGGGCCCTAGCTTTCCTGTCCCTCTCCAGGTGACCGGGCCGCCTGGCATGCACGCTCCTGGAAACCCGGCCTCCTGTCCAGACCCGGAGCACGGCTCAGCGGGCAGAGCCCTGACCACAATGAATCCGGCCTCCCCCTTGGGTTTCCCTGGCCGCCTTCAGCCCTGGGAAGGTCAGAGATCCTGGGGCCTGCCGCTATGCCCATCCCAGCCCCATCGCCAGCCTCTCCAAAGCCTCCCAACCCTAGCTGAAAACCCATCTCCCCCAGCGAGAAGGTGGAAGCTTACCTTCTCTGCTGTGAGAGCCCTCTGCGGTCTCCAGGATTCCCTTCGTCGCCCGCCTTTCAGAGGGATGGCGATGTTCTTCCTTCCCTTGGAAGGGCAGGTGTCCCTTGGAGTCCGTCCCTGGGTCTTCCCTATGGGAGGGCCCTTGTCTCCCTGGGTGCTCCTGGCCAGGCCTGCTGCCACGTGTGGCCCCTTCCATTTCATCCACGTCTCTGGCCTGTGCTGCAGGTCTGCAGAGCTGAGGCGAGGACCGGGGCAAAGAGCGGATGGGCAGAGGGCGTGGCTTGTGAGGAGATCCCCCTGGGCCCCCCGCTGGGCGGGACTCAGGTTGAGCCTGGGAGCCACACCCCCAGTGGGGGAGGGGACCCGAGGAGAGGAGGTCCGTTGGGGGAATTCCCCTGTCCTGCTTGGTCTCCGGGACTCTCTTGGCTGCTCACTTCCGAGCATCCGGAGCATTCGGGCTCTCTGCTGCGGGTCACTTCCGATGAGTACTATTTTTGGCGTTGGTTTCCCGGGgctttctctccctttgtctccACAGTTCTGGGTGACTGCGGGTGTCCCAGCCTGGTACGCTCCAGGCCGAGGCTCAACCCAGGCTGAGTGTCAGGGAGGAGAAAACCTCCGAGTTTGGGCGGAGCTCCATTCTCTGTGGCCGCTACTCAGGGCTGCCATCGTGGCGGGCATGCCACCGGCGACTCCACGGATCCAAAGGGTGTGGCGATGCTGCCGATTCCTCCTGTAGACCCAAAGGGCAGCTGCACTTGCAGCCCGAGGGCCATCGCCCAGGAACCTCTGCTCTCCACGACACTGCAAGTTTTGAATTTGTTCAaaccttcctcattcttttctcttcactCTCCTGCATCACGCAAGGGTTGCTCTCGCTCGTCCAGTGAAAATCCTGCCAGGCTATGCCGTCCTCATTTCTTTAAACCCAGAAGCTTCTGCCTTTCTCACCGACAAGGCTCATGGAGGGAAGGACACGAAGCTCAAAGGACTCCAGGGAAAATCGTGAGAGAGAGGGCAGAAGCAGATTTGCAAGTCCTGGGCTGTTGGCGCTCACCGGTGATGGGACGGAAAAGCCACGTGTTCACAGTTCCATCCAAAAGAGTTCTTTGTCATCTCACCTCAGGGGAAATGGCAGGGCAAGATGATCTGAGGCTCTCAAGATCTCCACCACCGGTGTGCCTGCTGGAGCCTCATCCACCTACCCACCAGCAGGGGGCTTGGTGGAGGGCATCCATGTGTCTCTACCCTAGTCACAGACCAAGCCCTAATCACAGCTACAGGATGAACCTTGATCCCAACCACAGTGTAAACCATAATCCCAGTAGTAGTTTGAACCCTCATCCTGGCTATAGGCTGAGCCCTGACCCTACTCACACACTGACTTGATCCAGACTCACCATGAAAATTACAAATTGGCCAAGCACAATGTTAGAAACTACTAGTGAATGTGAAAACATGAGAATAAAATGCATTGTGAATCAAAGTCCTATCTCTGTGGTCTCTCTTCATTTCACTTCAAATTTTAATTGTAACTCAATTTTGCTAAGTTAGAGAGAAAGACTATAATCAACCCCACGCTGACATGTTGTAAAGAACAGGCTCGAGGCAGGGGAGTGTGGCTCGAGGAAGCCTAAAGCAGAGCTGGCCCTGCAGATGGTGGTGGAAAGACGGGTAACCCTCTTCCTGCTCTCACAAGATGGCAGGCTTATTTTAAGGGCGCtttaatagctttaaaaaatggaTTCAAAGAACACTGGGGGAAGCCTCTGATTTTGAGGGTGAAATCAAGGTTTTTCTCAAGGGcgtgagaaaaagtgaaaattatgtTCTCAGTTTGCTGCTGTTTAGCCAACAGAGGGCAAACAGTACCTCTGAGCATTTATTCTTGAAGCCtctagtttctttttcctctccaacagccactggagggagggggatgTGAAAAGCAATACGATCAGAATGTAATGAAGGAACAGACCTCCCTTGGAGTCAGATACCattgtttacaaaaaaaaaggcCCCTGTAAGCAGAAGCCTCAAAATCAGGTGGTCTTTCCACCACCATCTGCAGGGCCAGCTCTGCTTTAGGCTTCCTCGAGCCACACTCCCCTGCCTCGAGCCTGTTCTTTACAACATGTCAGCGTGGGGTTGATTATAGTCTTTCTCTCTAACTTAGCAAAATTGAGTTACAATTAAAATTTGAAGTGAAATGAAGAGAGACCACAGAGATAGGACTTTGATTCACAATGCATTTTATTCTCATGTTTTCACATTCACTAGTAGTTTCTAACATTGTGCTTGGCCAATTTGTAATTTTCATGGTGAGTCTGGATCAAGTCAGTGTGTGAGTAGGGTCAGGGCTCAGCCTATAGCCAGGATGAGGGTTCAAACTACTACTGGGATTATGGTTTACACTGTGGTTGGGATCAAGGTTCATCCTGTAGCTGTGATTAGGGCTTGGTCTGTGACTAGGGTAGAGACACATGGATGCCCTCCACCAAGCCCCCTGCTGGTGGGTAGGTGGATGAGGCTCCAGCAGGCACACCGGTGGTGGAGATCTTGAGAGCCTCAGATCATCTTGCCCTGCCATTTCCCCTGAGGTGAGATGACAAAGAACTCTTTTGGATGGAACTGTGAACACGTGGCTTTTCCGTCCCATCACCGGTGAGCGCCAACAGCCCAGGACTTGCAAATCTGCTTCTGCCCTCTCTCTCACGATTTTCCCTGGAGTCCTTTGAGCTTCGTGTCCTTCCCTCCATGAGCCTTGTCGGTGAGAAAGGCAGAAGCTTCTGGGTTTAAAGAAATGAGGACGGCATAGCCTGGCAGGATTTTCACTGGACGAGCGAGAGCAACCCTTGCGTGATGCAGGAGagtgaagagaaaagaatgaggaaggttTGAACAAATTCAAAACTTGCAGTGTCGTGGAGAGCAGAGGTTCCTGGGCGATGGCCCTCGGGCTGCAAGTGCAGCTGCCCTTTGGGTCTACAGGAGGAATCGGCAGCATCGCCACACCCTTTGGATCCGTGGAGTCGCCGGTGGCATGCCCGCCACGATGGCAGCCCTGAGTAGCGGCCACAGAGAATGGAGCTCCGCCCAAACTCGGAGGTTTTCTCCTCCCTGACACTCAGCCTGGGTTGAGCCTCGGCCTGGAGCGTACCAGGCTGGGACACCCGCAGTCACCCAGAACTGTggagacaaagggagagaaagcCCCGGGAAACCAACGCCAAAAATAGTACTCATCGGAAGTGACCCGCAGCAGAGAGCCCGAATGCTCCGGATGCTCGGAAGTGAGCAGCCAAGAGAGTCCCGGAGACCAAGCAGGACAGGGGAATTCCCCCAACGGACCTCCTCTCCTCGGGTCCCCTCCCCCACTGGGGGTGTGGCTCCCAGGCTCAACCTGAGTCCCGCCCAGCGGGGGGCCCAGGGGGATCTCCTCACAAGCCACGCCCTCTGCCCATCCGCTCTTTGCCCCGGTCCTCGCCTCAGCTCTGCAGACCTGCAGCACAGGCCAGAGACGTGGATGAAATGGAAGGGGCCACACGTGGCAGCAGGCCTGGCCAGGAGCACCCAGGGAGACAAGGGCCCTCCCATAGGGAAGACCCAGGGACGGACTCCAAGGGACACCTGCCCTTCCAAGGGAAGGAAGAACATCGCCATCCCTCTGAAAGGCGGGCGACGAAGGGAATCCTGGAGACCGCAGAGGGCTCTCACAGCAGAGAAGGTAAGCTTCCACCTTCTCGCTGGGGGAGATGGGTTTTCAGCTAGGGTTGGGAGGCTTTGGAGAGGCTGGCGATGGGGCTGGGATGGGCATAGCGGCAGGCGCCAGGATCTCTGACCTTCCCAGGGCTGAAGGCGGCCAGGGAAACCCAAGGGGGAGGCCGGATTCCTTGTGGTCAGGGCTCTGCCCGCTGAGCCGTGCTCCGGGTCTGGACAGGAGGTCGGGTTTCCAGGAGCGTGCATGCCAGGCGGCCCGGTCACCTGGAGAGGGACAGGAAAGCTAGGGCCCTGGGGAGCTGCCCACGGAGGCTGTGGGCAGCTGGAGGGAGCCGGCAGGCCTCTGGGGGTGTGGCTCGGACGGACTTGCAGCCTCCTCCAACCCACTCTCTCCCAGACTCCAGAGAACAGGCAGGGGCCACTCACtactcccctcctctccacccacaGGGATCGCCAAGCGGAGCCTGCGGGCTGAGGGCTCCAGGCTGAAGCGGGGGAGAAGCCCTGAGGGCCCCCGTGGCAGTCGCCACCAAGAAAACGGACACAGACggggagaagagaaggtgagGGGACGACCATCCCCAGCTAAGGGGAGACCAAAGGACAAGGCTGACCCCAGCAGAGCAGGACGTCAGGGCAGAGGAGGTAAGTTGCTGGGCCGGCCCTTGGCACAGGTGGGGACGTGGGTGGGGGGCCTCGGTGGCAaacccagggcccaggggcaggggACGGACACAGGCCCTGGGGAGATGCTCCGGGAGCCCTTTCGAAAGGGCTGAGAGGAAGGCGTGCCCGACGTGGCGCGGGTTCGGGTCAGATCCTGGGAGGGGCCCAGAGGCGGGCGGGCGTGCTGGCTTGGGCCGGGTGGGGGCCAGGGGGCTGGAGTCGGGAGCAGGAGCGGGAAGCGGCTCTGGGGACCTTGGCAGGGAGTCCCAGGGGCCGCGCGCACTCACCGCAacacctccctttctctctcccgcTTAGGTTCTGCCCACACCGCCCTGCAGCTCAAGAACAGGAGGACCCTGCCCGGGTCTCCAGAGAGGACCGCCGGCGGCGGACTCCGCCAGGACAGGCGAGAGGCCGGGCCCGCCTCCCCAAAGCGCCGCCACCACCTGTCGCCAGAAGCCCGCGCGCCCCTGTCAGGACCCCTGTCCCGGCTCTTCAACCACGTGGGCGCGCTGGACGTGGCCCTGGGCGAGCTGCGCGCTCCCGGAGGCGCCTTCCTGCCGCTGCCCGCCCGCGGCCCGCAGCCCGCGGCCTCGCAGCGCGCCTGGCTCGCCTGGCAGCTGACGCAGGCGGGGGCGACCCTGCACGGGGCGGGGGCTGCGCTGGACGCCCTGCTCGCTGCCGCGCCGCCCCGGCCCGCCTGCCCGCAGCCCTCCCTGCCGGCGGCTCCGGGGCAGTAAGGATCGCGCCCCGATCCCCAGCCCGCGTCCTCCGCCCTTCCCCGGGACGCTCCCGTCTGCCCCGGAGCCCGTCCCGACTCTGCCCTCCCGACTCCCCCAGCAAGGGTCCGTGGCGGCAGTGAGCACACCCAGGCGACGAGCTCCCTCCCACAGCGCTACACCATCCAACTGTCCGGGAAACAGTGTTAGGCACCGACCAGACCTCCCTTCCTACCGGATCCCCGCTCACGGAAAGGGCTTCTCGTTTCCAAACTACAGCTCGTGAAGTTGAGCGCTCAGAGCaaatcccttcttttcttccaggGGCTCGGATGACCAGCACTCTCACCCATTTGGACCTTTGCACCATTGCGTGTTTTCCTGCTATGGGAAAAATAAAGCCTGCACAGAGAAAcatctgtgtgtgcgtgtgtgtgttagtgtgtgtgtgtcttcattTCTTCGTTTTCATCCTAGCCTGGACCGGACTGCAAAGACAGTTGTATTTGGGGGGAATTTTCCCCTGAGACTGCCTTTCTTCGAGGTGAACGCTTAAAAACCCCCCTGGACCCAAGCCCTTACCTCGGATGAGCGCACTGGGTTGTCTGAGGGATGCTCCGTGTATTGAAGGCCTCTTTGGCTCTTGCTGCAGTGTCCTACACGTTTCAACCGTTTGCCGCTGTGGTCCGGTAGACAGACTTGTGAGGGATTTGTTAGCCCCTCGAGTCTCTTCTTTGGccactttttctctttgaacaaTTCCTGGTTTTACCCCCATGCTTTTGCACTTTACCACGTTTGCAGATATTCATTGGCATGCCTCCGACGTGCATGGTGTAAGGGCACACATCGATGGAAGGCTTGCAAACCTAAGAACTCCTCGCTGGCTACTATGGCTCCCATTGACACATGGGCTATTTCTATCACGCCACTCTGCTGTCTACACCCCACCCCACGGCCAAAGCACCGATCTGACGCTTCTTCTTTCCGAGGTTTTCCTTTTCACAGTCGTATTGAGCATTCGCTCTCACGTCCCCATTTGGCTGTGCTCCTCTTAAAGGTTTCTGCTTTCACTGCGCGCCACCGACTCTTGTCTGTCTCAGCACTCTCCCTTAACCGGAATAAGACAAAAAGCGAGGAAGGCCGTGTTTTCCCTTTCGAATCGCTGTCGTGGTCCGTGGCGGTGAAAGTACAGatctgcttttcttcttgctttggggACCTCTCTGAAATAGGTGTCCTCCCATGTGAGAATTGAGCAAAAAGGCTCTGGGGTGATCTCCTCGCCAAAGGTCACTGGGAAAGGGAACAGGGGGCTGAGGTCAGGCACCTTCAgttccaaagtctgtgctctttgCCTCTTGTTTGTCCGAAATCCGCATTACTCCCCTGGACACGGCACGGGGCGGGGACGGCGCTTGACGCCCTGCTCGCCACCACGCAGCCCGGGCGCGCCTGCCCGCAGCCCTCCCTGCCAGTGGCTCCGTGGCGGTAGGGACCACGACCAGAGCCCGAGCCCGCGTCCTCCGCTCTTGCCGTGGCCCCTCCCATCTCCCCCTGAGCGGAGGCCTGTTTAGGTAGcattattttcttcccatttcatgGAAGAGAGGATGAAACTGGTTCCAGTTATGCTTACCTGAGTCTGGGTCATCTCCTTCTGGAGCGCCTGGATCATACCTGGAGCTGGTTGTAGTTCCACTTGAATGAAGTCCTCAAGTGGCCCGCCCTTGTACTGAATATGTAGATGCTGCTAGAAGCCTCAGAATCGCTCAGCTTTGTTCAACTCCTTCAAAAAAATTCGAACACATACCTCCTACctgcattttttatatttatattataatgtaCATACACACTACGATTCTAATAcattacatgttttttttttcaagagcagcacctgagctaacaacttttcctaatcttcttcttttctccccaaatccccccagtacgtagttgtatattttagttgtgggtccttgtggttgtggcatgtgggtcaccgcctcagcatggcctgatgggcggtgccacttgtgcgcccaggatccgaactggtgaaaccctgggccgctgataCGGAGCGCAGGAACTCCATCGCTGGGCCATGGGACCCGCGCCTATCatgcatatttataatatataattctcataaaaatttttaaagacatttgtaataaaacattttcaatttatatatatttttaagattattaaaGGGATATATCATttacactcagtaaatattatgaTTACAAAATATGttccaaacccacagaacgtacaacactaagagtgaaccaCGATGTAAAGTCTGGACTTTGGGCGATCATGATGCGACCCGGGACCGTCGTGTGTAACAAACGTAACCCCCTTGGGGGATGTGGGTAATGGGGGaggccatgtgtgtgtgtgtcaggaggCATCGGGTaaatctctctgccttcctctcgttttttgctgtgaacctgaagctgctctaaaataataaagtcttcataataaaaaaggaaattttgacaaTAGTAATATTTCAGTGATATGGGTGATGGGGAATGCTTCAGTTCCCCTCCACGAGCTAATTTTTAATTCCTGCCTTGGGTAAGATATTGTTAGAATAAACTGtgtccaaagaagaaaattagctGCTTTTCCCCCTAAAACCAGTATTAgtataaacacagaaaaattcctattttgaaattttttaaaaaagcataaaatgctCCACTCTGGAGCTTTGTCTCAGGATGCTTGCGGCCTGCTGTAAATGAAGTCCCTCCCCCACCGCACCTGAATATCCTTCTGCAGACCTCAAACTCGAACCTGTGTCAGAATCAGCTGGGGGTCTTGTTGAAACATGGATTGCATGGCCCCACTCCACCTGCTCTGACACAGCAGTATGTGGGTGGAGcctgatatttgcatttttaagaagtTTCCAAGTGGTGCTGGTGCTGTTGGTCCTGTGATCACACTTTGTGAAACACTCACCTAGTtggtaaaatttaaaaggcaaaggCATGGTCTCCTTGAGCTTACTCATTTCACATGGCCCTGTGATCCCTGGATGTTCAGAACTGACTGAGCATCCTAGACAGGAGACACACGCCAtggaagatttttctctcttcacattAGCACAGATTAGACAGTCATTTTTCTACTTAGAATTGTGGTAGGTagagaccattaaaaaaaaaaaaaccaactccaGATGCTCCCATATGACTACCTTTTAAGGGAAAGCttcaaaacattcttttttctgtaaACGGTTCTGGTGCTCATGCCATGTGGTTGAGTGAAAGCCACACCACCACCATAGCAACAGCATTGGGACTCAATGTTGTGAACACAAAGTAAACCAAAACTCTAAAGGACGGGAGATTCCAGAGTGAAGATGACAAAATGTCCAATTCTCTTCTTGGGAGAAGTATAAACATTGGTAAATGGAGATGTCTGGTAATAGTAGCTATACTTGCTACTGTTCTGGTTTTCCTGGAGCCATCAGTACTTCCCCGTCTTGGCAGTTCTGAAACCCAGAGGGGTCCCACAAATGCAGGGGATGTATGTACAGTTGGCAGTGGTAAGAGCAGAGTAAGGGTGGGAAGATTTTTGTACCAGTTCCAACATAGAGGTGTGTTTTTCCCAcaacaccaagcaattctctgacaccagttgggtgtcctacaattcaacttaATTCTGACATGACCCGTAGATGGCATCAGATTCcccaggttaagggctcagtcttaCAAAACTGCCCTCccacccacttcagatgccaatcccAAGTCCAGGTTGAGACCTGTTCTTCTGGCCAACTGGCTACAGATCAGAGGTTCCAACTACCCACCCTTGGGTTCCactaatttgctagagtggctcacagaaatcagataaacattttacttactagattactggtttaatataaaaggatgtaactcaggaacagcctgATGGACAATGTGCATAAGGCAAGGAATGGGGAAAGGGCTCAGAacttccacgccctctccagATGCGCCACTCCCCCCAAGTTCAACCTCCACaagttcaccaacctggaagccctctgaaccccatccttttgtGTCTTTATGGACGCTTTATTACATagtcatgattgattaaatcatcagtcgttggtgattgaactcaatctccagcccctcttccctcccagagGTCAGGGCTGAAAGGTCTAACCCTCTGATCAcgtggttggttcccctggcaaccagctgACATTCTTTGGTTACCTGGGGGCTTTCCAAAACTTGCCTCATTAACGTAACAAAACACAGCTTCCTCACTCTCCTCAGTTAGGGAATTCCAGTAGtgttaggagctctgtgccaggaaccaggatgaaaaccaaatacatatttattattatacacCACAATATCACAGGTAGAGAGAACAACACATTGACTGGGTGTAAGTCTAGCCCTTAATAATCCATTCAATAATGTTTTTATCTGTGACCTCTTGGGATCTAAATTATGTGCCCACTAAAGGTAAGGTTTGGGGATACATGAAATTTGTGGATTTTGagcaaaattataaagaaaactgaCTCTCCCATGTAAACCTGTGTGTGGAACCATATTGTATCTTGAACTTCAGGCAGCCTGATTCACCTGGGCCAATCATCATGATCACACTTAGAGGATTTATTTCCAAACCCTGGGCACCAAACTATCACAATGGTCACCCTGGGAGGATGGGAGATCAGGGCCTTCCACATGTGAGCACTTAGAATTAATTCTCACTCTCGTAACACACACCCTGTGTAGGAAGATGTGACAATCTCTATCAATATGGGGTGCaagataaatattgtaaaaatattacGAAACCTCACAAAATCCAAGTCATGGTTAAGGAAGCCTCAGAACAGGTCCCAGCAACAACAGTACCTTCTCATTAATGAGACTTGGCTCTTTCCTGTGAGGTCTGGGTACCTCCAGTCTTGAAGACCATAAGAAAAGGGTGCAGAATCAGGAATTAGGTAACTCTTTTCTTGCTGATCTGCCTATAATGGATCTGATCATGGAGGACTGTCCTCATGATTGATTCATGTAACTCGTCTGAATCTATTTATTCAAtggcatttattaaatgtctaaTGTGTGTCAGACACCATGTTACCAACTGGAGATGTGTGACCTGGCCTTAAGGACATTTGTAGTTCCGCAGGGGAAGATGTGGAAACAAGGACAATAAAGTGTTGTAGATGCTGTGATGGTGTGAAGTGTGTATAAGGTATGgtggcatggggtgggggcagagtgAGGAGTGGTTGGTTCTACTGGGGATGGAGTTTTAGAAGTTCTTCATAGAGGGTGTGATGCTTAAGCTTTGCCTGTGGGAGGCATTGAGAAAAGAGCAGACTTTGAAGTCAGTATCCTCAGTCCAACTGTAAAGCCTGCAGTTTTCTAGCTGTGTCACCCTGGACAAGGGAACATCTAAGCCTGCTTCCAGATCTGTAACATTAGGATTAAGGCAGCAATCTCGTAGTGTGGTGGTGAAGGTTACCTTAGTACCATGTATTTAACATTGCCATTAAGGAGCAAACACTTCCTGATGGAAGGAATGAACAGATCCTATGCTTGAAGGGACTCATTTGGTTCAATCTCCTCCCAAAACCACCTATCCTGGGAGCTGTCCACGGTGCTGATCTCACCAGGGCTTCATGCTCACTACCTTGGGAAGGCCTGCTGGGCGCTCTGCCTGGGTCATTCTGCTGGGTTCTGAGCTGTTTGCCTCCATCTCAGCCAGAAGCCTTGGCTGCAACAAGTTTG
Above is a genomic segment from Equus przewalskii isolate Varuska chromosome 26, EquPr2, whole genome shotgun sequence containing:
- the LOC103543586 gene encoding serine/arginine repetitive matrix protein 3-like, which produces MEGATRGSRPGQEHPGRQGPSHREDPGTDSKGHLPFQGKEEHRHPSERRATKGILETAEGSHSREGIAKRSLRAEGSRLKRGRSPEGPRGSRHQENGHRRGEEKVRGRPSPAKGRPKDKADPSRAGRQGRGGSAHTALQLKNRRTLPGSPERTAGGGLRQDRREAGPASPKRRHHLSPEARAPLSGPLSRLFNHVGALDVALGELRAPGGAFLPLPARGPQPAASQRAWLAWQLTQAGATLHGAGAALDALLAAAPPRPACPQPSLPAAPGQ